A window of Raineyella sp. W15-4 contains these coding sequences:
- a CDS encoding Rieske (2Fe-2S) protein, which yields MHPQRRTVFKLAGAGALAVSAPLGLSACSADPTGGNARTRTTNNRQLRVKKTDIPVGSGVIYPDDGYVVTQPTAGQFEAFSDVCPHQGCPVRQITSDNRIHCLCHNSYFAIADGTVLDGPAPTGLARATFVAEGDEIVVKGVK from the coding sequence ATGCACCCGCAGCGCCGCACCGTTTTCAAGCTCGCCGGAGCCGGCGCTCTCGCCGTGTCGGCCCCATTGGGCCTGTCGGCCTGCAGCGCGGATCCCACCGGCGGCAACGCCCGGACGCGGACCACGAACAACCGTCAGCTGCGGGTCAAGAAGACCGACATCCCGGTCGGCTCGGGGGTCATCTACCCCGACGACGGCTACGTGGTGACCCAGCCGACCGCCGGCCAGTTCGAGGCCTTCTCCGATGTCTGTCCGCACCAGGGCTGCCCGGTCCGGCAGATCACCTCCGACAACCGGATCCACTGCCTCTGCCACAACTCCTACTTCGCGATCGCCGACGGCACGGTCCTCGACGGGCCGGCACCGACCGGCCTGGCCCGGGCGACCTTCGTGGCGGAGGGCGACGAGATCGTCGTGAAGGGCGTCAAGTAG
- the uvrA gene encoding excinuclease ABC subunit UvrA: MDRIVVRGARQHNLRNVSLSLPRDAMIVFTGLSGSGKSSLAFDTIFAEGQRRYVESLSSYARMFLGQMDKPDVDFIEGLSPAVSIDQKSTSRNPRSTVGTITEVYDYLRLLWARAGHPHCPVCGAPISRQSPQQIVDRLMALDEGTRLQVLAPVVRGRKGEYADLFQQLTTQGYARVRVDGEQHQLTDPPKLTKQKKHDIDVIVDRVVVKPSAHRRLTDSIETALGLTQGVVAIDFVDRDLKDPEREIRFSEHLACPNGHDVNIDELEPRQFSFNSPWGACPQCGGIGTRMEVDPDLVIPDDQLSIAEGAIAPWAGSHTSEYFMRLLQGMAKEEGFSLDAPWRDLPAEVQGLILGGHGAPVYVSYRNRFGRERKYTTSYEGVVHWIARRHDDAETDTARERFAGYMREVPCTACKGARLKPSSLAVTVGGKSIAEVADMAITDAADFLAGLRLSERETQIAERVVKEIGLRLQFLVDVGLDYLTLSRSAGTLSGGEAQRIRLATQIGAGLVGVLYVLDEPSIGLHQRDNARLIQTLERLRDMGNTLIVVEHDEDTIRAADWVVDIGPGAGEHGGDVVVSGPYEELLANHQSLTGAYLAGRRSIPMPGVRRPRTAGRELIVRDAYENNLQHVTVTFPLGTMTVVTGVSGSGKSTLVNQILYRSLAKQLYAAKAVPGKHRAVQGVDQIDKVIHVDQSPIGRTPRSNPATYTGVFDQIRKLFAETPEAKMRGYGPGRFSFNVKGGRCEECHGDGTLKIEMNFLPDVYVPCEVCHGARYNRETLEVHYKNRTIAEILDMPIEEALEFFEPIKRISRHLQTLVDVGLGYVRLGQPATTLSGGEAQRVKLAAELQRRSTGRTVYVLDEPTTGLHFEDIRKLLGVLGRLVDQGNTVIVIEHNLDVIKTADWIIDMGPEGGRRGGSIVVEGTPEQVADCEESWTGRYLRPILAPGGGAAGAPADVAVGQPEPLPAS, encoded by the coding sequence CTGGACCGCATCGTCGTGCGCGGGGCGCGCCAGCACAACCTGCGCAACGTCTCGTTGAGCCTGCCGCGGGACGCGATGATCGTGTTCACCGGGCTGTCCGGGTCGGGCAAGTCGAGCCTCGCCTTCGACACCATCTTCGCCGAGGGCCAGCGCCGCTACGTCGAGTCGCTGTCCTCGTACGCGCGGATGTTCCTCGGTCAGATGGACAAGCCGGACGTCGACTTCATCGAGGGGCTGTCCCCGGCCGTCTCGATCGACCAGAAGTCGACCAGCCGCAATCCGCGCTCGACGGTGGGCACCATCACCGAGGTGTACGACTACCTGCGTCTGCTCTGGGCCCGGGCCGGGCACCCGCACTGCCCGGTCTGCGGGGCGCCGATCAGTCGCCAGTCGCCCCAGCAGATCGTCGACCGGCTGATGGCGCTGGACGAGGGCACCCGGCTGCAGGTGCTCGCCCCGGTCGTCCGCGGTCGCAAGGGCGAGTACGCCGACCTGTTCCAGCAGCTCACCACCCAGGGCTACGCCCGGGTCCGGGTGGACGGCGAACAGCACCAGCTCACCGACCCGCCGAAGCTGACCAAGCAGAAGAAGCACGACATCGACGTGATCGTCGACCGGGTGGTGGTGAAGCCGAGCGCCCACCGGCGGCTCACCGACTCGATCGAGACCGCTCTCGGGCTCACCCAGGGGGTGGTGGCGATCGACTTCGTCGACCGCGACCTCAAGGACCCGGAGCGCGAGATCCGCTTCTCCGAGCACCTCGCCTGCCCCAACGGGCACGATGTCAACATCGACGAGCTCGAGCCGCGCCAGTTCTCCTTCAACTCGCCGTGGGGTGCCTGCCCGCAGTGCGGCGGCATCGGCACCCGGATGGAGGTCGATCCGGACCTGGTCATCCCGGACGACCAGTTGTCCATCGCGGAGGGGGCGATCGCGCCGTGGGCCGGCTCGCACACCAGCGAGTACTTCATGCGGCTGCTGCAGGGGATGGCCAAGGAGGAGGGGTTCAGCCTCGACGCGCCCTGGCGGGATCTGCCCGCCGAGGTCCAGGGCCTGATCCTCGGCGGCCACGGGGCACCGGTCTACGTCTCTTACCGCAACCGGTTCGGCCGGGAGCGCAAGTACACCACCTCCTACGAGGGCGTGGTGCACTGGATCGCCCGCCGCCACGACGACGCCGAGACCGACACCGCCCGCGAGCGGTTCGCCGGCTACATGCGCGAGGTGCCCTGCACCGCCTGCAAGGGCGCCCGGCTGAAGCCGAGCTCGTTGGCCGTGACCGTCGGCGGCAAGTCGATCGCCGAGGTCGCCGACATGGCGATCACCGACGCCGCGGACTTCCTGGCCGGCCTGCGGCTCAGTGAGCGGGAGACACAGATCGCCGAGCGGGTGGTCAAGGAGATCGGGCTGCGGCTGCAGTTCCTCGTCGACGTCGGCCTCGACTACCTCACCCTGTCCCGGTCGGCCGGCACGCTGTCCGGCGGCGAGGCCCAGCGGATCCGGCTGGCCACCCAGATCGGCGCCGGCCTGGTCGGCGTGCTCTACGTCCTCGACGAACCGAGCATCGGCCTGCACCAGCGCGACAACGCCCGGCTGATCCAGACCCTGGAGCGGCTCCGGGACATGGGCAACACCCTGATCGTCGTCGAGCACGACGAGGACACCATCCGGGCCGCCGACTGGGTGGTCGACATCGGCCCCGGGGCCGGTGAGCACGGCGGCGACGTGGTGGTCTCCGGACCGTACGAGGAGCTGCTCGCCAACCACCAGTCCCTCACCGGCGCCTACCTGGCCGGGCGCCGCTCCATCCCGATGCCGGGGGTCCGCCGTCCCCGCACCGCCGGCCGGGAGCTGATCGTCCGGGACGCGTACGAGAACAACCTGCAGCACGTCACGGTGACCTTCCCGCTCGGCACGATGACCGTGGTGACCGGCGTGTCGGGGTCGGGCAAGTCCACCCTGGTCAACCAGATCCTCTACCGGTCGCTGGCCAAGCAGCTCTACGCCGCCAAGGCGGTCCCCGGCAAGCACCGCGCGGTGCAGGGGGTGGACCAGATCGACAAGGTGATCCACGTCGACCAGTCGCCGATCGGGCGGACGCCGCGTTCCAACCCGGCCACCTACACCGGGGTGTTCGACCAGATCCGCAAGCTCTTCGCCGAGACTCCCGAGGCGAAGATGCGCGGCTACGGCCCGGGCCGGTTCTCCTTCAACGTCAAGGGCGGCCGGTGCGAGGAGTGCCACGGCGACGGCACGCTGAAGATCGAGATGAACTTCCTGCCCGACGTGTACGTCCCGTGCGAGGTCTGCCATGGCGCCCGGTACAACCGGGAGACGCTGGAGGTGCACTACAAGAACCGGACCATCGCGGAGATCCTCGACATGCCGATCGAGGAGGCGCTGGAGTTCTTCGAGCCGATCAAGCGGATCTCCCGGCACCTGCAGACCCTGGTCGACGTCGGCCTGGGCTACGTACGCCTCGGCCAGCCGGCCACCACCCTGTCCGGCGGCGAGGCCCAGCGGGTGAAGCTGGCCGCCGAGCTGCAGCGCCGGTCCACCGGGCGGACGGTCTATGTCCTCGACGAGCCCACCACCGGCCTGCACTTCGAGGACATCCGCAAGCTGCTCGGGGTGCTGGGCCGGCTGGTCGACCAGGGCAACACGGTGATCGTCATCGAGCACAACCTCGACGTGATCAAGACCGCCGACTGGATCATCGACATGGGCCCCGAGGGCGGACGCCGCGGCGGCTCGATCGTCGTCGAGGGCACCCCGGAGCAGGTCGCCGACTGCGAGGAGTCGTGGACCGGCCGCTACCTGCGCCCGATCCTGGCGCCCGGCGGGGGCGCGGCGGGCGCGCCCGCGGACGTCGCGGTGGGACAGCCCGAGCCGCTGCCGGCCAGCTGA
- a CDS encoding DUF4389 domain-containing protein, with amino-acid sequence MTVPLQGPDVVQYPVIVEGAAVPAASRGLWLVKWLLAIPHLVVLCLLAVGAVVVWIWAFFAVLITAQYPRAAFDYLLGVMRWAWRVQYYLYDVAATDAYPPFTLADRPDYPARLDVRYPERLSRGLVLVKWWLLAIPHYIILAVLFGTSNGNTSSEETVRLNWPGVVPILVLIALIALLFSGRYPQQLYALVMGFNRWGWRVAAYAALMTDRYPPFRLDQGSYEPGGPRLGQGATTPPGVLPGGDVTAPPGR; translated from the coding sequence ATGACTGTTCCGCTGCAAGGACCCGACGTGGTCCAGTATCCGGTCATCGTCGAAGGCGCCGCGGTCCCCGCAGCGTCGCGTGGGTTGTGGCTGGTGAAGTGGCTGCTCGCCATCCCCCACCTCGTCGTCCTCTGCCTCCTCGCGGTCGGCGCGGTCGTCGTGTGGATCTGGGCGTTCTTCGCCGTCCTGATCACCGCGCAGTACCCCAGAGCGGCGTTCGACTACCTGCTGGGTGTCATGCGGTGGGCCTGGCGGGTGCAGTACTACCTGTACGACGTCGCCGCCACGGACGCCTACCCGCCGTTCACCCTCGCCGACCGACCGGACTACCCGGCCCGACTCGACGTCCGCTACCCGGAGCGGCTGTCCCGTGGTCTGGTGCTGGTCAAGTGGTGGCTGCTGGCCATCCCGCACTACATCATCCTGGCCGTCCTGTTCGGCACCTCGAACGGGAACACCAGCAGCGAGGAGACGGTTCGGCTGAACTGGCCGGGGGTCGTCCCGATCCTGGTGCTGATCGCCCTGATCGCCCTGCTGTTCAGCGGCCGTTACCCTCAGCAGCTCTACGCGCTGGTGATGGGGTTCAACCGCTGGGGGTGGCGGGTCGCGGCGTACGCGGCGCTGATGACCGACCGGTATCCGCCGTTCCGGCTCGACCAGGGATCGTACGAGCCGGGTGGTCCCCGTCTCGGCCAGGGTGCCACGACACCGCCCGGCGTCCTTCCCGGCGGCGACGTCACGGCACCGCCCGGCCGGTGA
- a CDS encoding YciI family protein, protein MRCVLLLNNAEPKPGEVSPEAIAAMQEAFGTYGRELEAAGVLVAAEVLTAPAEGTSLTRRTWAVDARHGPFAPATEPLMGVFVLDVPDRATALAWAEKCPGATYGIVEVRTSATSFVDGQWR, encoded by the coding sequence ATGCGCTGCGTGCTGCTGCTGAACAATGCCGAGCCGAAGCCCGGCGAGGTGTCGCCGGAGGCCATCGCGGCCATGCAGGAGGCGTTCGGGACGTACGGCCGGGAGCTGGAGGCGGCTGGCGTGCTGGTCGCCGCCGAGGTCCTCACCGCGCCCGCCGAGGGGACCAGCCTGACCCGGCGGACCTGGGCCGTGGACGCCCGGCACGGGCCGTTCGCCCCGGCCACCGAACCGCTGATGGGCGTGTTCGTCCTCGATGTCCCCGATCGCGCGACCGCCCTGGCCTGGGCAGAGAAGTGCCCCGGCGCGACGTACGGCATCGTCGAGGTCAGGACCTCGGCCACCTCGTTCGTCGATGGGCAGTGGCGCTGA
- a CDS encoding LysR family transcriptional regulator — MTHRWPDPDALELLVAVAEHGSVGAAARALDMAQPNASRTLRGLERELRLELLQRTPHGSSLTPEGALVVTWARAVLGQAQTLVDGVALLRRERTARVAVAATPLIAEHLLPMWVAELRSTARARAPQWYRSGAPKDTPAFTAAGEVEVDLTVADSGQVLYLVSHGEVSLGFTEEPARAAGLEVLTFGTEGLVVAVAPHHRWARRESPVSAAEVARTPLVLQSTDASTRRVVDRALAAYDPVSPRQEYASAAAVLAAVAAGIAPGVVGSLDAAGWIRTGRVTTVAVADLALSRPLQVAWPKGGRPPDLAGELLGIALAHARRYAAPGRMG; from the coding sequence ATGACACACCGCTGGCCCGATCCCGATGCCCTCGAGCTCCTGGTCGCGGTGGCCGAGCACGGCAGTGTGGGGGCCGCCGCGCGGGCCCTCGACATGGCCCAGCCGAACGCCTCCCGCACCCTGCGCGGTCTGGAACGCGAGCTGCGGCTGGAGCTGCTGCAGCGTACGCCGCACGGTTCGTCGCTCACCCCCGAGGGCGCGCTGGTGGTGACCTGGGCCCGCGCCGTGCTCGGCCAGGCGCAGACCCTGGTGGACGGTGTGGCGCTGTTGCGCCGGGAGCGGACCGCCCGGGTGGCGGTCGCGGCGACCCCGCTGATCGCCGAGCACCTGCTGCCGATGTGGGTGGCCGAACTGCGCAGCACCGCCCGGGCCCGGGCACCCCAGTGGTACCGCAGCGGCGCGCCGAAGGACACCCCTGCCTTCACCGCGGCCGGCGAGGTCGAGGTGGACCTCACCGTCGCGGATTCCGGTCAGGTGCTGTACCTCGTCTCGCACGGCGAGGTGAGTCTCGGCTTCACCGAGGAACCGGCCCGGGCGGCCGGGTTGGAGGTGCTCACCTTCGGGACGGAGGGGCTGGTCGTCGCCGTCGCGCCGCACCACCGGTGGGCCCGGCGCGAGTCGCCGGTCTCCGCCGCGGAGGTGGCCCGTACGCCGCTCGTCCTGCAGTCGACCGACGCATCGACCCGACGGGTGGTGGACCGCGCGCTGGCGGCGTACGACCCGGTGTCGCCACGGCAGGAGTATGCGTCGGCTGCCGCCGTGCTGGCCGCGGTGGCGGCTGGCATCGCCCCCGGGGTGGTCGGGAGCCTCGACGCGGCCGGGTGGATCCGGACCGGCCGGGTGACGACGGTCGCCGTCGCGGACCTGGCGCTGTCCCGGCCGCTGCAGGTCGCTTGGCCGAAGGGCGGCCGGCCCCCGGACCTCGCCGGCGAGTTGCTGGGGATCGCCCTGGCCCACGCCCGGCGGTACGCGGCCCCCGGCCGGATGGGCTGA
- a CDS encoding maleylpyruvate isomerase family mycothiol-dependent enzyme, whose translation MSTDTPGLETLSQVRPALSTATHDLLGATIQVSDEDWARPSALPGWSRAELAAHLARHADALRGVVEGALRGEDVPLYPSPDARDAGIRAGADRTGLQIQEDLDTACGRLEHAFDEVRDWAMPVPFRDSRVPVATLPLGRLAEVVIHHIDLAIGTGFDDLDPVVAAIVLDWAVDRIGRKPGAPALRLVGPDGRQWRTPAAEAAEHDSAGSAVTPTEVSGAPQRLLGWLAGRLGADAVAGADAVAVPSW comes from the coding sequence GTGAGCACCGACACCCCCGGCCTCGAGACCCTGTCCCAGGTCCGCCCCGCCCTCAGCACGGCCACGCACGACCTGTTGGGCGCCACCATCCAGGTGAGCGACGAGGACTGGGCCCGGCCCAGTGCTCTCCCCGGATGGAGCCGCGCCGAACTGGCCGCCCACCTCGCCCGCCACGCCGACGCCCTCCGCGGCGTGGTGGAGGGCGCGCTGCGCGGCGAGGACGTCCCGCTGTACCCGTCCCCCGACGCCCGGGACGCCGGCATCCGGGCCGGGGCCGATCGCACCGGTCTGCAGATCCAGGAGGACCTCGACACCGCCTGCGGTCGGCTGGAGCACGCGTTCGACGAGGTGCGGGACTGGGCCATGCCGGTGCCGTTCCGGGACAGCCGGGTGCCGGTGGCGACGCTGCCGCTGGGCCGGCTGGCCGAGGTGGTCATCCACCATATCGACCTGGCGATCGGGACCGGCTTCGACGACCTGGATCCGGTGGTCGCCGCCATCGTCCTGGACTGGGCCGTCGACCGGATCGGCCGCAAGCCCGGCGCACCGGCGCTGCGGCTCGTCGGGCCGGACGGTCGGCAGTGGCGGACCCCCGCCGCCGAGGCCGCGGAGCACGACTCGGCGGGATCCGCCGTCACCCCCACCGAGGTCTCCGGCGCTCCCCAGCGGCTGCTCGGTTGGCTGGCCGGCCGGCTGGGCGCGGACGCGGTCGCCGGTGCCGACGCGGTGGCCGTTCCGTCATGGTGA